The following coding sequences are from one Triticum aestivum cultivar Chinese Spring chromosome 5A, IWGSC CS RefSeq v2.1, whole genome shotgun sequence window:
- the LOC123106734 gene encoding UDP-glycosyltransferase 91D2 — protein MDETGSSPPLHVVICPWLAFGHLLPCLDLAERLASRGHRVSLVSAPRNIARLPPVRPAMAPFVGLVALPFPRVAGLPDGVESTNDVPFDKFELHRKAADGLTAPFSDYLESLCAEPGGRKPDWIIVDYFNDWAAAAAIQHKVPCAMLVLLAATVVATLDIILSERTASRSEGAPRFVTEKTGLMSLQCKWGMSIAEQVSLTLQRCNLVAMRSCNEWEPESVAHAATFGGKPVVPFGLLAPSPDGGRRGDSGKDDTAVRWLDAQPAKSVVYVALGSEVPLRPEEVRELALGLQLAGTRFLWALRKPPAVDADVLLPQGFEECTRGHGLVITGWVPQLGILAHDAVAAFLMHCGLSSTIEGLLFGRPLIMLPIMGDQVPNARLMECRKVGVLVPRNEKDSSFDREGVATAIRAVAVEEEGRRVFTANAKKLQEIVSETECHERHIDRFIQQLRCYK, from the coding sequence atggacgagaccggcTCATCCCCCCCGCTGCACGTCGTTATCTGCCCGTGGCTCGCCTTCGGCCACCTGCTCCCCTGCCTGGACCTCGCCGAGCGTCTGGCGTCGCGGGGCCACCGCGTGTCGCTCGTCTCTGCGCCGCGAAACATCGCGCGGCTCCCGCCTGTGCGCCCAGCTATGGCGCCGTTCGTCGGCCTCGTGGCACTGCCATTCCCACGCGTGGCCGGGCTCCCCGATGGTGTCGAGTCCACCAACGACGTCCCCTTCGACAAGTTCGAGCTCCATCGCAAGGCGGCCGACGGCCTCACCGCGCCCTTCTCCGACTACTTGGAGTCCCTATGCGCCGAGCCCGGCGGAAGGAAGCCCGATTGGATCATCGTGGACTACTTCAACGACTgggcggccgccgccgccatccaacaCAAGGTTCCATGTGCGATGCTTGTCCTACTCGCTGCGACTGTGGTTGCCACCTTGGACATTATACTGTCCGAGCGCACCGCGTCCCGATCGGAAGGAGCGCCAAGGTTCGTGACGGAGAAGACGGGGCTAATGTCTCTACAATGCAAATGGGGGATGTCCATCGCCGAGCAGGTCTCCTTGACGCTCCAGAGGTGCAATCTCGTTGCCATGCGGAGCTGCAATGAGTGGGAGCCCGAGAGCGTCGCTCATGCCGCGACGTTCGGCGGCAAGCCGGTTGTCCCCTTCGGCCTCCTGGCGCCGTCGCCTGACGGAGGTCGCCGCGGCGACAGCGGCAAGGACGATACGGCCGTGAGATGGCTCGATGCGCAGCCGGCCAAGTCGGTCGTGTACGTCGCGCTCGGAAGCGAGGTGCCGCTGCGCCCGGAGGAGGTGCGCGAGCTTGCCCTCGGGCTTCAGCTGGCCGGGACGCGCTTCCTCTGGGCTCTGAGGAAGCCACCGGCTGTCGACGCCGACGTGCTCCTCCCTCAGGGGTTCGAGGAGTGCACGCGCGGCCATGGCCTCGTGATAACGGGCTGGGTTCCTCAGCTCGGGATACTGGCGCACGACGCCGTGGCTGCGTTCCTGATGCACTGCGGCTTGAGCTCCACCATCGAGGGGCTCCTGTTCGGGCGTCCTCTCATCATGCTGCCCATCATGGGGGACCAAGTGCCGAATGCAAGGCTGATGGAGTGTAGGAAGGTCGGCGTGCTGGTGCCGAGAAACGAGAAGGACAGTTCGTTTGACCGAGAAGGCGTCGCGACGGCGATTCGGGCTGTGGCGGTAGAGGAAGAAGGTAGGAGAGTGTTTACAGCCAACGCCAAGAAGCTGCAAGAGATCGTGTCAGAGACGGAGTGCCATGAGAGGCATATTGACCGGTTTATTCAGCAGCTTAGATGTTACAAGTAG